The Brevinematales bacterium genome contains a region encoding:
- the rpoN gene encoding RNA polymerase factor sigma-54: MNRKVTKIEQSLRMNIKQIPTTILSQTIQVLGLPIAELEREIKKELEENPVIEVDEGTILERQTQQERPEIDIIYQTTRLEKVDEFDNITSEISDTFELSRVKEFESYERKSENVPIFESVLSQNETLQEHLIFQARLDIADERLFTLATYIIYEIDDKGYFKGNIEDFRKIEGYEFTDEEIERVRQRIKEYDPIGCGSRTVEEALSIQIEKYYPKIPYLNVYKEIINNDLELLASNPKEIISKYNIPKEDLQKLMEIIKFLNPTPGANFSKSQDFIIPEAIIRKTEDNDLEIEFNDTYIPKLKIRKDYIEAIKKSKSKELKEKIVKAKNLIVSVEYRKNIVKSIIQKIVEHQKPFLLGKQEFLNPLLIEDLARELEVTVSTISRGIKDKYILTPVGLLPIKYFFSRSGKSIIGEEISVDKVKKMIENLIKNEGNKPLSDEKISSILANKGIKIARRTVTKYRESIGIPPAHLRKKK, translated from the coding sequence ATGAATAGGAAAGTAACCAAAATAGAACAATCTCTTAGAATGAACATAAAACAAATACCTACCACTATCCTATCTCAAACTATACAAGTTTTGGGTTTACCTATCGCTGAACTTGAACGAGAAATAAAAAAAGAACTTGAAGAAAATCCTGTAATTGAGGTAGATGAAGGAACAATCCTAGAACGACAAACCCAACAAGAAAGACCAGAAATAGATATTATATATCAAACAACAAGACTTGAAAAAGTAGATGAGTTTGATAACATAACTAGCGAAATAAGTGATACATTTGAACTCTCAAGGGTAAAAGAATTTGAGTCCTATGAAAGAAAAAGCGAAAATGTACCTATATTTGAAAGTGTATTATCACAAAATGAAACACTTCAAGAACATCTAATATTTCAAGCAAGATTAGACATAGCAGATGAAAGACTATTCACACTAGCAACATATATAATTTATGAAATTGATGATAAGGGATACTTTAAAGGAAATATTGAAGATTTTAGAAAAATTGAAGGTTATGAATTCACAGATGAAGAGATAGAGAGAGTTAGACAGAGAATAAAGGAATATGATCCTATAGGATGTGGAAGCAGAACTGTAGAAGAAGCACTTTCAATACAAATCGAGAAATACTACCCTAAAATACCCTACTTGAATGTTTACAAGGAGATAATAAATAACGACCTAGAGCTCCTAGCATCTAACCCTAAAGAAATAATATCAAAGTACAACATTCCAAAAGAAGATCTTCAAAAGCTTATGGAAATAATAAAGTTTCTCAATCCAACACCAGGAGCAAATTTCTCAAAGTCACAAGATTTTATAATTCCAGAAGCAATAATAAGAAAAACAGAGGATAACGATCTTGAAATAGAATTTAATGATACCTACATACCAAAGTTAAAGATAAGGAAAGATTACATAGAAGCCATAAAAAAATCGAAGTCCAAAGAGCTAAAAGAAAAAATAGTGAAAGCAAAAAATCTCATAGTATCAGTAGAATACAGAAAAAATATTGTAAAAAGCATAATTCAGAAAATAGTAGAACATCAAAAACCCTTCCTTCTAGGAAAACAAGAATTCCTAAATCCCTTGCTAATTGAGGATCTAGCTAGAGAACTAGAAGTTACAGTTTCGACTATCAGCAGAGGGATAAAAGACAAGTATATACTTACTCCTGTTGGACTATTACCCATAAAATACTTCTTTTCAAGATCAGGTAAAAGTATAATTGGTGAAGAGATATCCGTTGATAAGGTAAAAAAAATGATAGAAAACCTAATAAAAAACGAGGGAAATAAACCACTTTCAGACGAAAAGATATCATCTATACTTGCGAATAAAGGTATAAAAATCGCAAGAAGAACAGTAACAAAATACAGAGAAAGTATTGGAATACCACCGGCACACTTAAGGAAGAAAAAATGA
- the rsmI gene encoding 16S rRNA (cytidine(1402)-2'-O)-methyltransferase codes for MKKIYVVSTPIGNLEDITIRALNILKSADVILCENPKHHIKLLNHYGIKGKKLIKINSSNEENSINGIIKLLDKGKSIALVSDAGTPNVSDPGGFIVREMYKRGVKCIPIPGPSSLTASLSVSPIPVSKFVFYGFLPKGRMKIRNILQNFKNLELPIVFLVSSTNINDFIKILCEEYPNSQISIFKELTKVNEEIIYSAPCNISLDTRGEFVVILKI; via the coding sequence ATGAAAAAAATATACGTAGTATCAACACCTATAGGAAACTTAGAAGATATAACCATAAGGGCGTTAAATATACTCAAAAGTGCAGATGTAATACTCTGCGAAAACCCTAAACACCATATCAAACTCCTAAACCACTACGGTATAAAAGGTAAAAAACTTATCAAGATCAATTCCTCAAACGAAGAAAATAGCATAAACGGAATAATCAAGCTTCTAGATAAGGGTAAAAGTATTGCTTTAGTCTCAGATGCAGGCACACCTAATGTATCAGATCCAGGAGGATTTATAGTAAGAGAAATGTACAAACGAGGAGTAAAATGCATACCTATACCAGGCCCTTCATCACTGACAGCAAGTTTATCAGTATCACCCATACCTGTCTCAAAATTTGTGTTTTATGGATTTCTACCTAAAGGTAGAATGAAAATAAGAAATATACTACAAAACTTCAAAAACTTGGAACTACCTATCGTATTCCTAGTCTCATCAACCAACATAAATGATTTCATCAAGATATTGTGTGAAGAGTACCCCAATTCCCAGATATCCATCTTTAAAGAGTTAACTAAGGTAAACGAAGAAATTATATATTCAGCCCCTTGTAACATATCTCTTGACACAAGAGGAGAATTTGTCGTTATACTCAAAATTTAA
- a CDS encoding ferritin, protein MLQREMEDALNRQINEELYSSYLYLAMSAYFESLGFSGFAYWFRLQSKEELKHAMKIYDYIISQNGVVKLLAIKEPPHSWDSMLHSVESAYEHERYITSKINELVNLAQKIDDKATENFLQWFVEEQVEEEKNTYDLLRKIRMVEKHIGALLQLDNLLLQREEDDD, encoded by the coding sequence ATGCTTCAGAGAGAAATGGAAGATGCTTTGAATAGACAAATAAACGAAGAATTATATTCGTCATATCTTTATTTAGCTATGAGTGCATATTTTGAAAGTTTAGGTTTTTCGGGTTTTGCTTATTGGTTTAGACTACAGAGTAAGGAAGAACTTAAACATGCTATGAAAATATATGATTATATTATATCTCAGAACGGAGTAGTTAAGTTACTTGCTATAAAAGAACCTCCTCATAGTTGGGATTCTATGCTTCATTCAGTTGAGTCTGCTTATGAGCATGAGAGATACATAACTAGTAAAATAAACGAACTTGTTAACCTGGCGCAGAAAATAGATGATAAGGCTACTGAGAATTTTTTGCAATGGTTTGTTGAAGAGCAAGTTGAAGAGGAAAAAAATACATATGATTTGCTAAGAAAAATCAGAATGGTAGAAAAACATATAGGTGCTTTACTACAACTTGATAATCTTCTTCTACAAAGAGAAGAGGATGATGATTAA
- a CDS encoding Ni/Fe hydrogenase subunit alpha, whose product MTKRIIIDPVTRIEGHAKISVYLDDKGNVEDVQFHVTEVRGFEKFCEGRLYTEMPGITQRICGICPVSHLLASARAGDDIMGVEIPEAAKLLRYLMNSAQFTQSHALSFFHLSSPDFLLGFDSDPAKRNIFGVIEKYPDLAKRGIRLRKFGQDIIEMLGGKKIHPAWAVPGGVREPLSEDKKQIILDWIPEVKETTKMGLDFFKSFIDKNKDLVENFGNFSSYFMGLVNEDGSYNHHDGYLRIIDSNGNIVVDKVDPRKYYDYIGEASSNHSYLKFPYLKSVGYPDGMYRVGPLARLNIASKMGTPLADKELKEFKSLSPNGVVLSSFMYHYARLIEIMHCIEKIEEIVQNPIIYKGKHRVHGGVNKEMGVGVSEAPRGTLFHQYWVDENGILQKVNLIIATGQNNLAMNKTVSQIAKAYIKNGDIKEGMLNRIEAGIRCFDPCLSCSTHAIGKMPLKVEIIDANGNLINTIIRD is encoded by the coding sequence ATGACTAAGAGAATAATAATTGACCCTGTGACTAGGATAGAAGGACATGCGAAGATAAGTGTGTATCTTGATGATAAAGGTAATGTTGAAGATGTACAATTTCATGTTACCGAAGTTAGGGGATTTGAAAAATTCTGTGAAGGTAGGTTATATACAGAAATGCCAGGTATAACTCAAAGAATATGTGGTATATGTCCTGTAAGCCACCTTCTAGCATCCGCTAGAGCAGGTGATGATATAATGGGGGTTGAGATACCTGAAGCTGCAAAGCTTCTAAGATATCTTATGAATTCGGCTCAGTTTACTCAATCTCATGCTTTGAGTTTTTTCCATCTTTCTTCTCCTGATTTCTTGTTAGGTTTTGATTCTGATCCGGCAAAAAGAAATATATTTGGTGTTATAGAAAAGTATCCGGATCTAGCTAAAAGAGGAATAAGACTTAGAAAGTTTGGACAGGATATTATAGAGATGCTAGGAGGAAAGAAAATACATCCTGCTTGGGCTGTTCCAGGTGGTGTTAGAGAACCATTATCAGAGGATAAAAAACAAATAATACTTGACTGGATACCCGAAGTCAAAGAAACTACTAAGATGGGCTTGGATTTCTTCAAAAGCTTTATAGATAAAAACAAAGATCTTGTTGAGAATTTTGGAAATTTCTCAAGTTATTTTATGGGTCTTGTTAATGAAGATGGGTCTTATAATCACCATGATGGGTATTTGAGAATAATCGATTCAAATGGTAATATCGTAGTTGATAAAGTAGATCCTAGAAAGTATTATGACTATATAGGAGAGGCAAGTTCAAACCACTCATACCTTAAGTTTCCATATCTCAAGTCCGTAGGTTATCCTGACGGAATGTATAGGGTTGGCCCTCTTGCTAGATTGAATATAGCAAGTAAAATGGGAACTCCATTGGCAGATAAAGAGCTAAAAGAATTCAAATCTCTATCTCCTAATGGTGTTGTATTAAGTTCATTTATGTATCATTATGCTAGATTGATAGAAATAATGCATTGTATAGAAAAGATAGAAGAAATTGTACAAAATCCGATAATATATAAAGGAAAACATAGAGTACATGGAGGAGTTAATAAAGAAATGGGAGTAGGTGTATCTGAAGCACCTAGGGGTACATTGTTCCATCAGTATTGGGTAGATGAAAATGGTATACTTCAAAAAGTTAATCTCATAATAGCGACAGGGCAAAATAATCTGGCGATGAATAAAACAGTTTCTCAAATTGCCAAAGCATATATAAAAAATGGTGATATAAAGGAAGGAATGCTTAATAGAATAGAAGCAGGTATAAGATGTTTTGATCCATGCTTGTCATGTTCCACTCATGCTATAGGAAAAATGCCGTTAAAGGTTGAGATTATTGATGCGAACGGTAATTTGATCAATACTATAATTAGAGATTAA
- the hoxU gene encoding bidirectional hydrogenase complex protein HoxU, with the protein MSVLTLTINGIECTGKEGQTILDVIRENKIDLPVLCDLKGLTPVAACRLCLVEVKGLPKLVPACTTKIQEGMVVETNSEKLRAYRKIIVELLFAEGNHICASCVVNGYCELQELGYMVGMDSVRFDYLWQTFQIDASHPRYVMDQSKCVKCTRCIRVCDEVEGAHVWDLKGRGISVRVISGLNEPWGQVKECTQCGKCVQVCPVGALFDKTATSSEMIKDRSFLERILEGREAKIWVR; encoded by the coding sequence ATGAGTGTTTTAACTTTAACTATAAACGGTATTGAGTGTACTGGTAAAGAAGGACAGACAATATTGGATGTTATAAGAGAGAATAAAATAGATCTGCCTGTGTTATGTGATTTAAAAGGGCTTACGCCTGTTGCGGCTTGTAGATTGTGTTTGGTTGAAGTGAAGGGGTTACCTAAGCTTGTCCCAGCTTGTACTACGAAAATACAGGAAGGTATGGTTGTTGAAACTAATTCTGAAAAACTTAGAGCATATCGCAAAATTATAGTTGAACTCCTATTTGCTGAAGGTAATCATATATGCGCATCTTGTGTAGTGAATGGATACTGTGAATTACAAGAGTTGGGATATATGGTTGGAATGGATAGTGTTAGGTTTGATTATTTGTGGCAAACGTTTCAGATAGATGCTTCTCATCCAAGATATGTAATGGATCAAAGTAAATGTGTCAAATGTACAAGATGTATAAGGGTGTGTGATGAGGTAGAAGGAGCACACGTTTGGGATCTTAAAGGCAGAGGTATAAGTGTAAGGGTAATATCAGGGTTGAATGAGCCTTGGGGTCAGGTAAAAGAGTGTACTCAGTGTGGTAAGTGTGTACAAGTTTGCCCTGTTGGAGCGCTATTTGATAAAACAGCAACTTCTTCTGAAATGATTAAAGATAGATCTTTCTTAGAGAGAATACTTGAAGGTAGGGAGGCAAAAATATGGGTAAGGTAA
- the nuoF gene encoding NADH-quinone oxidoreductase subunit NuoF, with protein MTLEDLREISQKQAEALSKYEYKVLICGGASCHSLGSVSFKKAIEDTLNKLGLKDKVAVINVGCLGLCGKGPLVRVEPDGIVYTNVSADKVCEIIEKHFVKGSPRAEYISADDAFYRKQFYIVLKNFSEIDPTDINQYISVGGYSALGKALFEMSRQDVIEEIKKSGLRGRGGAGFPTGIKWETVAKQNSDTKFVVCNGDEGDPGAFMDRSVMESMPYRLLEGMTIAAYAVGASQGFIYVRAEYPLAIERLSKAIREARKMGLLGSNIMDTNFKFDINIRVGAGAFVCGEETALLASIEGKRGMPRQRPPFPAERGLWGYPTLINNVETFANIYAIINNGADWFANIGTQKSKGTKVFALAGKINNTGLVEVPMGITIREMIYEIGGGIQDGKKFKAVQTGGPSGGCIPEKFLDLPIDYDSLREVGSIMGSGGFIVMDEDTCMVDVAKFFMEFCADESCGKCIPCRVGTIEMRNILQKITEGRASMKDYQNLKDLAYMVREMSLCGLGQTAPNPVLSSIMYFEDEYIAHIVDKRCTAGICQIKTFDVVDVYV; from the coding sequence GTGACGCTTGAAGATTTAAGGGAGATATCTCAAAAACAAGCAGAAGCTTTAAGTAAGTATGAATATAAAGTTCTTATATGTGGGGGTGCGAGTTGTCATTCTTTAGGTAGTGTATCTTTTAAAAAAGCTATTGAGGATACTTTGAATAAGTTAGGTCTTAAAGATAAGGTTGCCGTAATAAATGTTGGATGTTTAGGTTTATGTGGTAAAGGTCCTTTAGTTAGAGTGGAACCTGATGGTATTGTTTATACTAATGTATCTGCAGACAAGGTTTGTGAGATTATTGAGAAACATTTCGTTAAAGGTAGTCCTAGAGCAGAATATATATCTGCAGACGATGCTTTCTACAGGAAGCAATTTTATATTGTTTTGAAGAATTTCAGTGAAATCGATCCTACAGATATCAATCAGTATATATCAGTTGGTGGTTATTCTGCTTTAGGAAAAGCGCTTTTTGAGATGAGTAGGCAAGATGTGATAGAAGAAATCAAGAAGAGTGGACTTAGAGGTAGAGGGGGAGCTGGATTTCCAACAGGTATAAAGTGGGAAACTGTTGCTAAGCAGAATTCTGATACTAAGTTTGTAGTTTGTAATGGTGATGAAGGAGATCCTGGTGCGTTTATGGATAGGAGTGTTATGGAGAGTATGCCATATAGACTACTTGAGGGAATGACTATTGCTGCTTATGCTGTAGGGGCATCTCAAGGGTTTATATATGTAAGAGCAGAATATCCATTGGCTATTGAAAGGTTATCAAAAGCTATAAGAGAAGCTAGAAAAATGGGACTTTTGGGATCTAATATAATGGATACTAACTTTAAGTTTGATATAAACATAAGAGTTGGAGCGGGTGCCTTTGTATGTGGAGAGGAGACAGCTTTGCTTGCTTCTATTGAAGGTAAAAGAGGGATGCCAAGACAGAGACCACCATTCCCTGCTGAAAGAGGTCTTTGGGGATATCCTACATTAATAAATAATGTTGAGACTTTTGCTAACATATACGCAATAATAAACAATGGAGCGGACTGGTTTGCTAACATCGGAACTCAAAAAAGTAAAGGTACTAAAGTATTTGCTTTAGCTGGTAAGATAAACAATACGGGACTTGTTGAAGTACCTATGGGTATAACAATAAGGGAGATGATATATGAGATTGGTGGTGGAATACAGGATGGTAAGAAATTTAAAGCAGTTCAGACGGGTGGGCCATCTGGTGGATGTATACCAGAGAAGTTTCTAGATTTGCCAATAGATTATGACAGTCTGAGAGAAGTTGGTTCTATTATGGGATCTGGAGGATTCATAGTTATGGATGAGGATACCTGTATGGTTGATGTTGCTAAATTCTTTATGGAGTTCTGCGCTGATGAGTCTTGCGGTAAGTGTATTCCTTGTAGAGTTGGTACTATAGAGATGAGAAATATCCTTCAGAAGATAACTGAAGGTAGGGCTAGTATGAAAGATTATCAGAACCTTAAAGATTTAGCATATATGGTTAGGGAGATGAGTCTTTGTGGTTTAGGGCAGACTGCTCCTAATCCAGTTTTGAGCTCTATCATGTACTTCGAAGATGAATACATTGCTCATATTGTTGATAAGAGATGCACTGCTGGAATTTGCCAAATAAAAACATTTGATGTTGTTGATGTATATGTGTAG
- a CDS encoding UvrD-helicase domain-containing protein produces MQLSGLDSILKELDDDQKDAVTTTEKPLLVIAGPGSGKTRVITYRFAYIVLSGKASPQQILCVTFTNKAANEMKNRISKLTGVSLDETNWWIKTFHSLGLSIIKENYEELGLKKGFVVYDSEDQKRVVKAIMGKTLFGELSPERVSDIINNIRYGYDTYETFGDTIKEIVIEYEKTLRLNNAVDFTDLIILPYKLLKENENLRNSYKRRWKYIMVDEFQDTDPIQYELIKLLLNEERNICVVGDDDQSIYSWRGAKVENIRNFDKDFQDCKVVILKTNYRSTDEIIKLSNIIASNMLFRRDEKVIRGTGKRDKIPMFIETYEQRKEAKIVVDLIESFIKRGYKPKDIAVLYRVNYLSRLIEEELIKKKIPYKIYSGVAFYERAEVKDILAYLRFYINKNDFVSFSRIINIPKRGIGKATIEKILEYSLQNGKDLLQSLIELKEKLLITQEISDFTECMKILGEDEKLYERVRKLLKHIKYYAYLEQTYQNHEERIDNIEELIRAIQSFENEGGKTFEEFLEKVTLMTNTDEVDETKNYVSLMTLHVSKGLEFPIVFIFGAVDGIIPHLKNIHNQSLLDEERRLFYVGITRAKNILIITSNINTRLSGSRSLISSPSRFIDELPTNVIEILKI; encoded by the coding sequence ATGCAATTATCAGGTTTAGATAGTATTCTTAAGGAACTTGATGATGATCAAAAGGATGCTGTAACCACCACAGAAAAACCTCTTCTTGTTATAGCAGGTCCTGGATCAGGTAAAACAAGAGTCATAACATATAGATTTGCGTACATAGTCCTATCTGGCAAAGCTTCACCTCAACAGATACTATGTGTAACTTTTACAAACAAAGCAGCTAACGAAATGAAAAATCGAATATCAAAATTAACAGGGGTTTCACTAGATGAAACAAACTGGTGGATAAAGACCTTTCATTCTTTGGGTTTGTCCATAATAAAAGAAAACTACGAAGAACTAGGATTAAAAAAAGGATTTGTAGTATATGATTCTGAAGATCAAAAAAGAGTAGTAAAAGCAATAATGGGAAAAACACTATTCGGAGAATTATCTCCTGAAAGAGTATCTGATATCATTAATAACATAAGATATGGATATGATACCTATGAAACATTTGGAGACACAATCAAGGAGATAGTTATTGAGTACGAAAAAACTTTAAGGTTGAATAATGCTGTTGATTTCACAGATTTAATAATTCTTCCATATAAACTTCTCAAAGAAAACGAAAATCTGAGAAACTCGTACAAAAGACGATGGAAATACATTATGGTTGATGAATTTCAAGACACTGACCCTATACAGTATGAATTAATTAAATTACTACTAAACGAAGAAAGAAATATTTGTGTCGTAGGTGATGATGATCAATCCATATATAGTTGGCGAGGAGCCAAAGTCGAAAATATTAGAAACTTTGACAAAGACTTTCAAGACTGTAAAGTGGTAATACTCAAAACAAATTATAGATCAACAGACGAAATAATAAAACTCTCGAATATTATTGCATCAAACATGCTCTTTAGAAGAGACGAAAAAGTAATAAGAGGAACTGGAAAACGAGATAAAATACCAATGTTTATCGAAACCTATGAACAACGCAAAGAAGCAAAAATAGTAGTTGATCTTATAGAATCTTTCATTAAGAGAGGATACAAACCAAAAGATATTGCAGTATTGTACAGAGTTAACTACCTATCAAGATTGATAGAAGAAGAGCTAATCAAGAAAAAAATTCCATACAAAATATACTCTGGTGTAGCATTTTATGAAAGGGCAGAGGTTAAAGATATACTTGCATATCTAAGGTTTTATATCAACAAAAACGACTTTGTAAGCTTCTCAAGAATAATAAACATACCCAAAAGAGGAATAGGAAAAGCAACTATAGAAAAAATACTAGAATATTCTCTCCAAAATGGTAAAGATTTACTGCAAAGTCTCATAGAACTAAAAGAAAAATTACTAATTACCCAGGAAATATCAGATTTTACCGAATGTATGAAAATTTTAGGCGAAGATGAGAAACTATATGAAAGAGTACGAAAGCTTTTAAAACATATTAAATACTACGCTTATCTAGAGCAAACCTATCAAAACCATGAAGAAAGGATAGATAATATTGAAGAACTCATAAGAGCAATACAAAGTTTTGAAAATGAAGGTGGTAAAACTTTTGAAGAGTTTTTGGAGAAAGTAACACTTATGACTAACACAGATGAAGTTGATGAAACCAAAAACTATGTATCACTCATGACATTACACGTATCTAAAGGACTCGAATTTCCAATAGTATTTATATTTGGTGCTGTAGATGGTATAATACCTCACTTAAAAAACATACACAACCAATCACTCCTTGATGAAGAAAGAAGGCTTTTCTATGTAGGAATAACAAGAGCCAAAAACATACTCATAATAACATCTAACATAAATACAAGGTTAAGCGGATCAAGAAGTTTGATTTCTTCACCATCTAGATTTATCGATGAACTACCAACTAACGTTATAGAAATTTTGAAAATCTAA
- the murI gene encoding glutamate racemase — MDRRPIGVFDSGVGGLTVLNQIRRLLPRESIIYLGDTKHLPYGDKSEEAIIRFSIQNSKFLVSKNVKAIVIACNSASSVAVPALKQMFDLPIIDVIEPTVEFVANNPPSSILIIGTIRTVKSGVFASKVSSVDKGIKVFSKACPLFVPLVEEGAFIDKNSYIYLSLENAIKHYLSEFKGKIDSLIMGCTHYPLIEREINEFMGNINMIDPGRCAAMKLKGVLESMNLLSDGIGRFEEFFVTDLSERTKQVSEIILGNNINIEEVHISEL, encoded by the coding sequence ATGGATAGAAGACCTATAGGTGTTTTTGATTCAGGTGTAGGTGGCTTAACAGTTCTAAATCAAATAAGAAGGCTTCTTCCTAGAGAGTCTATAATTTATCTAGGAGATACTAAGCATTTACCATATGGTGATAAATCAGAAGAAGCTATTATCAGATTTTCAATTCAAAATTCTAAGTTTCTAGTGAGTAAAAATGTTAAAGCAATAGTCATTGCTTGTAATTCAGCATCTTCAGTTGCTGTACCAGCTTTGAAGCAAATGTTTGATTTACCAATAATTGATGTTATAGAACCTACTGTTGAATTTGTAGCAAATAATCCACCAAGTAGTATCCTTATAATAGGTACAATTAGAACCGTAAAGTCAGGTGTTTTTGCGTCAAAAGTATCTTCTGTTGATAAAGGTATAAAGGTTTTTAGTAAAGCATGTCCTTTGTTTGTACCTTTGGTAGAAGAAGGTGCTTTTATCGATAAGAATTCTTATATTTACCTTTCTCTTGAGAATGCCATAAAACACTACCTGAGTGAATTTAAGGGTAAGATTGATAGCCTAATCATGGGATGTACTCATTATCCACTTATAGAAAGAGAGATAAATGAGTTTATGGGTAATATTAATATGATAGATCCTGGAAGATGTGCCGCTATGAAACTAAAGGGAGTTTTAGAAAGTATGAATTTGTTATCAGATGGAATTGGGAGGTTTGAAGAATTTTTTGTTACGGACTTGTCTGAAAGAACGAAACAGGTTTCAGAAATAATACTTGGCAACAATATAAATATTGAAGAAGTTCATATATCTGAGTTATAA
- a CDS encoding glutamate-5-semialdehyde dehydrogenase: MIISDYAREIGIKSKEAFRVISKATTKQKNYVLSLISKSISENEDFLIQENKKDVEFTRSKGRPESLVDRVVLNEKRINSIVEAINTIILLDDPVGKIVYSSRRPNGMIVSKVRVPIGTILMIYEARPNVTVDAATLIIKSGNSGILRGGSESYNTNIALSNLISFSLEKADLPKDVIQYVDKREHEVVDEFLKLDEYIDVVIPRGSEGLIKSVVEKAKMPVLRQEKGVCHVYVDKSADKGMAERIVVNSKAQRPSVCNAAETLLIHKEYPYKRELLEALVKANVKLKGCEESRKIMDMDIATEDDYYVEYLDYIMNVKIVGNTEEAIRHIRKYSSGHTEAIVTRDYFEANKFVSEVDSSTVMVNASTRFTDGGEFGLGAEIGISTHKFHARGPMGLLELTTDKWIVYGEGQIRE; encoded by the coding sequence ATGATTATATCTGATTATGCTAGGGAAATAGGTATTAAGTCAAAAGAGGCTTTTAGAGTTATTTCTAAAGCTACCACCAAACAAAAAAACTATGTTCTTTCATTAATTTCGAAAAGTATCTCTGAGAATGAAGACTTTCTTATACAAGAAAATAAAAAAGATGTAGAGTTTACAAGAAGTAAAGGAAGACCTGAATCTCTTGTCGATAGAGTTGTGTTGAATGAAAAAAGAATAAACTCTATTGTAGAAGCAATAAATACTATAATACTACTTGACGATCCAGTTGGTAAAATTGTTTATAGCTCGAGGAGACCTAATGGGATGATAGTAAGTAAAGTTAGAGTACCTATAGGCACTATATTGATGATCTACGAAGCGAGACCTAATGTAACTGTTGATGCTGCGACTCTTATAATCAAAAGTGGTAATTCTGGTATATTGAGAGGTGGTAGTGAATCATATAATACAAATATTGCTCTTTCGAATTTGATATCATTTTCTCTTGAGAAGGCAGATTTACCTAAAGACGTTATACAGTATGTTGATAAAAGGGAGCATGAAGTTGTGGATGAATTTCTAAAATTGGATGAATATATAGATGTAGTAATACCTAGAGGTAGTGAAGGATTGATAAAGAGTGTTGTTGAAAAAGCTAAGATGCCCGTTTTGAGACAGGAAAAAGGTGTCTGTCACGTATATGTTGATAAAAGTGCTGACAAGGGAATGGCTGAAAGAATAGTTGTTAACTCCAAAGCGCAGAGGCCTTCGGTATGCAATGCGGCAGAAACATTGTTGATACATAAAGAGTATCCTTACAAAAGAGAGTTATTGGAAGCTCTTGTGAAAGCGAACGTTAAACTTAAAGGATGTGAAGAGTCTAGAAAAATTATGGATATGGATATTGCTACTGAAGATGATTATTATGTGGAATATCTAGATTATATTATGAATGTTAAAATAGTTGGGAATACTGAAGAAGCTATAAGGCATATAAGAAAGTATAGTTCTGGTCATACTGAAGCAATTGTAACTCGAGATTATTTTGAGGCTAATAAATTTGTATCAGAAGTAGATTCTTCTACTGTTATGGTAAATGCATCTACCAGGTTTACAGATGGTGGAGAGTTTGGTTTAGGTGCAGAGATAGGAATAAGTACTCACAAGTTTCATGCTAGAGGGCCTATGGGATTGCTTGAGTTGACAACTGATAAATGGATAGTTTACGGTGAAGGGCAGATAAGAGAATAG
- a CDS encoding cupin domain-containing protein: MERVKIWKPSDEEIRRASEWPIWEKGPSTFDWFYDEDEQFYLVEGEVEVELSNGDKVRFSAGDMVKFKSGTECKWNIIKKVRKHYKIG; the protein is encoded by the coding sequence ATGGAAAGAGTTAAGATATGGAAACCCTCAGATGAAGAGATAAGAAGAGCTAGTGAGTGGCCAATATGGGAGAAGGGGCCTAGTACATTCGATTGGTTTTATGATGAAGATGAACAATTTTATCTAGTTGAAGGAGAAGTTGAAGTAGAATTATCTAACGGAGATAAAGTTAGGTTTTCGGCAGGTGATATGGTAAAGTTTAAGTCTGGTACTGAATGTAAATGGAACATAATTAAAAAAGTAAGAAAACACTACAAAATTGGCTAG